The proteins below come from a single Mucilaginibacter mali genomic window:
- a CDS encoding sensor histidine kinase, translating to MFVQITKEEFSKEVNKKAWYQTNNIIWTIIFLYPIFSIIDFIYSPDIWIQFLIVRIITVLVILGLYTFFQNRKYDYRVLLHISFFLLSVISALLCNIVNDQRLTIYFLTYSVIILFFNLQVFWEPINSVIQGLIAIMLLAIFFNALSNYNLDLVVNNGGQYFVIILFISCLIPNARYKVIERDVRSQILIEKSNEQLKIQNHDIAEKNGIIDMQYDRLRKLDEQKNSFINIAGHDLKNLIGSVIMSNNMVKEEDYRLSSDQREFVQYIGESADKMQYMLNKLMDVKEIESPELKFNLEIFDINAEVQNVFKGLVETALMKNIHLVDNILKLPLNVKLDKVFTGQIFQNILSNSIKFSQTNNNIKVVTSLQRQRFVFEVIDEGVAIGQEELDMMFNKLKTLNDASGHMESRLGLGLSIAKLMTRELGGELTYKSDENGNYFRVEFYVIN from the coding sequence ATGTTTGTTCAAATAACTAAAGAAGAGTTTTCAAAAGAAGTAAATAAGAAGGCCTGGTACCAAACCAATAATATTATCTGGACTATTATTTTTCTTTACCCTATATTTAGTATTATTGATTTCATCTACTCGCCCGATATCTGGATCCAGTTCCTTATCGTGCGTATCATCACCGTGCTGGTGATACTGGGTTTATACACCTTTTTCCAAAACCGCAAGTACGATTACCGGGTACTGCTCCATATCAGCTTTTTCCTGCTCTCGGTAATATCAGCCCTGCTTTGTAATATTGTAAACGATCAACGGCTCACTATTTATTTCCTTACCTATTCGGTCATCATCCTGTTTTTTAACCTGCAGGTGTTTTGGGAGCCTATCAACTCGGTGATACAAGGCTTGATCGCCATTATGCTGCTGGCCATTTTCTTCAACGCGCTAAGCAATTACAATCTGGACCTGGTAGTTAATAACGGCGGGCAATACTTTGTTATTATCCTGTTCATCTCGTGCCTGATCCCCAATGCCCGTTACAAGGTGATCGAACGTGATGTGCGTTCGCAGATCCTGATCGAAAAATCGAACGAGCAGCTGAAGATCCAAAACCACGATATCGCCGAAAAAAACGGCATCATCGATATGCAGTACGACCGCCTGCGCAAGCTGGACGAGCAAAAGAACAGCTTTATCAATATTGCCGGCCACGACCTGAAGAACCTGATCGGTTCGGTTATTATGAGTAATAACATGGTGAAGGAAGAGGATTACCGCTTAAGTTCAGATCAGCGCGAGTTTGTGCAATACATTGGCGAATCGGCCGATAAGATGCAGTACATGCTGAATAAGCTGATGGACGTGAAGGAGATCGAATCGCCGGAGTTGAAGTTTAACCTGGAGATATTTGATATTAATGCCGAGGTGCAAAACGTGTTTAAGGGCCTGGTTGAAACCGCGCTGATGAAGAACATTCACCTGGTAGATAATATCCTGAAGCTGCCGCTTAATGTGAAACTAGACAAGGTATTTACCGGGCAGATCTTCCAGAACATCCTTTCAAACAGTATCAAATTTTCGCAAACCAATAATAACATTAAGGTGGTAACCAGCCTGCAGCGCCAGCGCTTTGTATTTGAAGTGATTGATGAAGGCGTGGCCATTGGGCAGGAAGAACTGGATATGATGTTCAACAAGCTAAAAACACTTAACGATGCCTCGGGCCATATGGAAAGCAGGCTGGGTTTGGGTTTATCGATAGCTAAGCTGATGACCCGCGAACTGGGTGGCGAACTTACCTATAAGAGCGACGAGAACGGTAATTATTTCAGAGTAGAGTTTTACGTAATCAACTAA